From the genome of Neospora caninum Liverpool complete genome, chromosome III:
CCCGTGGTGAAAGAACATCACTCATCGCCTGTTTTAtctttcctcgccactcACGACTCGGTGAGCATCTATATTTGCGTATTCCTCTACATCGGCGCCATCGCAACTTCCTGTTGCATTGGTTTTGTGTCTGAGTACCAGGCTCAGCTTGATGCAGAACTCCTTCTGCAGGAAGCTAGGCTGCTCCAGGAGAGTGAGCGGGCAGCACTCCTTCGCGCCTCGGAGAGGCTGGTTTCCCGAACGCTGGGAACTTTGGAGCAGACACCTGATGCAATAGCCACTGAACGCCTCGATGGAGTTAACGAAGACGCGTTCGTCCACCAGTTCAGTACCGCTCAACTTGCCCCGGCAGCGTGCAACGTAATAAAGCAAGATGGACAATTTCAGCGGGGCTTTATGCAGCAATGTGCCGCCAAACCAGACAGGAACTGatccgtgcatgcaaaaattACACGTGTGGCCAAGGTACTCAGTAGACGGCCGTTCCTTCAGCAAAAAACCGAAAGAAATAACAAGTGTCTTTATGAGTCCTATGCAATGTGGGCAAACGGGAATCTGGAGTTCAGGATCACGCAGTACTTCGGGGTGAAAACAAATTTTGTCGCCGAGATCTCGAGAAAATGCTTTGTTGGTAAGTGACACTAGTGACTTTCGTTTTCAATTGCCTACGtacagacggagagacaatGAGCAGGCGGGAAGTCCGGAAAACCACTTCACTGGTAGTAGGTTTTGGACGGTATCACTCTGGACACCAAACGAGTCCAGTATATGCGTGCTTCTACGCCAGCTGTTTTTCAAGAGATGAACAACGGTCTTCAATGAGAAACTGGCAATTCCGAATCGACAGGTGCTCGTTTTACGGTTGCTTCCCCGTTAAAGTGAGAATGGTAGCGACCCCTTTTCTCATCGTGGTCATTATCACTTCCGCGTTGGTCACAGAGGTCAATGGGACGCAGAGATTTACGACATGTTGATGACGAAGCAACACGCGATTCGATGACAGATATTTCCTGCCGGACGATCCACAACGTGAAACACCGAAAACTTCGCTTGTCCGAGACGTATAAATTTGCAGtgcgcgctgtctcctgtagCTCCACAGGTGACGGTCTATGTCTATCTTCGGAAACGGCCATGCTCCTAACAGACACGACAACCGTTGGTTTGGCTTGTGAACCGTAGAGCTTCTCTGGATGGGGAAAAGGACACAGTTTCGTCCAAATGGTGGGATGTATTCAGAGCAGCATGCATCACAAGTGTGGCAGGACATAACGAAAGCAACTGAAGACAACGAAACTAAGCCACGCTTTCCATCTTTTTCGTAGGTTGAGAGTGACCGCCCGAGCAGAATCCCCTGCTTACTTAACCTATTGTTTCATAAAGGGTACAGAACGGTCGATTTTACATATTAACATCGTGTTCGTAGCCCGTATATACATCATTGTTCTTCAAATAGATCGTATACCATCCATACAGCCGCCTGGGGGGGTTGCAGTGGACTGTGCCCATAACTCCAATAGTacaaaacgaggaaaagttGCCTCAGCATGCAGTCACCCGGGTGACAGCAAATAGGTGCCGACACACGCACGGGCTGTCGCCCGTTCGTATTGAGTTGCAGGTGccggggggagggggggggggcaatTCTTGATACTTAATGTATTTAGCGTGTCATCGCGAGAGCGTGGGCGATTGTAGTAGTGCATACTGCGTTCGTCACTGAGTCCTGTTGGACGAAAGAGATGTCCATGAACGGCTCTGGAGTGTCTAAACCTCTAAATTTGACCGTGTTTGCTTGCAAAATACTCAAGAATATCCTCACTGCCCTTGGATTGGGACAGAGTCGTGCTCTCACCTCACGTACGCCTAGCAGCTGGGTAGCAAATGAGTCTGTGCCTGGGATGCTTACACTAAACCAACAGTGGTAATGACTACAGTTTCCGAGCAAACATGAAGACCGgtaggatattgaaatccaacacttttagcATCTTGAATGcctttgtttaccggatccaagttctattgtgttaGCATGGTTTCGAGGGCACTCAGTATATCCGTGAGTCTATTCCGGGCAAAAGAACCATTATTTTGTCGGCTCTACCTACAGACACGTTCACGACTTTCTCACATTTTTTGTTGCAATGTTTTCAGTACCACGGAAAGGAATGCTGTGGAAACGATTAACCTTGTGGAATTGTTATTTACTTCCTGAAACAAATGGCTCTCAACGAGAGTTTTTTGCCAGCAGTTCTGCCAGCAATGCGTCCTTGTGACGCTGTTCTGCGCCAAGGATCTTCCCACACGACTCGTCCGAGAGTGAGGATCAAGTCTCTCCGGCCCGCCACCAGGTCACTCTGGCCTGCTGCCGATAGCAGAGAAAACCGTTTCCGTACTAAACAAGGTGGAACCCGTACAGGAACGACCGCTTATTCATATCACATGCTGGACTCGCTTCCCCTTTTGCCAGTCAAGTGTAGGCGAAACCTTGCTAGGAGGGCTGGGTGTGGTGTTGTTTCCGGGACGAGTCGCGAACACGAGATGCACGCGGATCAGTTAGCAGTGGCACATCACAGCTGCTCAGCACGAGCACACCGTATGAAGCATATGTGTTCTGTTGTGGAAGATTCGAATGCTGTACTCACCAGCTTCTCAGTTTCTGGCCATTTTCTGCGCCTTTGATGGTGCAGCGGATGAACGCCACTGCACCCGAGAATTTTTCGACAAACGGCTCGGTGCTTTGCGTTGCCCATGAAAGAagcttgcatgcgcgcatTCCATGCCAACCGCCTCCGCACCGGCGACCaacagaaacgcgcgcgccggcgccACGGCACATTTCGTTGCACCGCGTGGCGAAACGTGTCTCTGGTTTTCAAGAGAAAATGCTGAAATCAAGTTCATTTGGTCGGGCGTGTCCGTATCGTTTTCTTGCTTTCGCGGTCGGGCACGTGAAATGTGCAGCCCCCTGCCCAGCTAGCCAGGGCTGACTCAACTGAATCTGTATTGCCATTAACTGTCTCCCGCTTTTTCAGCATACATAACCGTCATCGCTTGCTTTGTTTTTTATTCACGTCTCCGGAACCCTTTTCCCTCGTGTCAGTGGGAAGGGTTCTTGGAGGTGGACCGCGGACAACTGGCGGGCAAAATTGCGTGCCCGTCAGATGGAATTCCGGATGCTGAGATGAATTTGCTTactgtcgcttcttcttcgtgaGCCAATCAGGGTATTGACAAACCTTGATGGCAAGCTGCTGTATTCCCATTGTCGCAGTGTGAGGCCGATGAGGCGCGACTACGAATTTCGGTGCTCCTGTGGCCCTTCCCTCCTTGCTCGGCAGCATCCCCGTTGTAGGGTCATTTCTCTGACCTCCGTTCAGTGAGTGAAAGCACTTATCTTACGACATGAACATTGTGTTCTCGATTCCCGTATTGTTCGTCTGCTGCTGCTACCTCGACCCTCCAAAGACTGGTCATATGCCCACACCGGACAAATATGCGGCCCCATGCACATGAGTCACGGCAGCTGACGCTTCTCCTATATAAGATCTAACAATGAATATTGATCTGGCTGACTGGCAGATTGCTGGCATCTTTGccctcctttcttcggcCACTTTCCCGCTGGGGGCTGTTTtaggcgtcttcgcctttaTTTTGCACCGAAAGTTGAATAGGCGCCTCCTGgcgttctttctttctgtgggGGCAGGCTCACTGATTTTCGCGGTGGCAGTTGAGGTGTATGCAGAGGGTTTGGAAGCTATTGAACACATCCGCAGTGGTAACGACACGGTACGGACCGTGGCGTTCATTGTCCAAATCGCGTTTGCCGTCGTCGGGGCACTGCTATACGTGTGGCTGGATCGCCAGGTCAACCGCATCAGTAGTGCCGTACACAGACGTTCGCGCGAAAGCGTTACGCGGGAAGCTGTCGCTACACGGGATGATAATGGGATAGGTGGCGACATTATCGGAAATGTGCAAAATGTGGGGAAACACTGCGAAAAGGCTATCACGTCACGGGGCGACAACGAATCTCTCGCAGATGAATCTGCATACGAAACGCGAAGTCTATTGAGCTATGCATCTGAAGAAGATGATCCAGCGGATGCCTCCTGCACCAGACAAAGATCCGCAAACACCGGGGGGATCTGGGTACCCATGGGGGGTTCTCTAGCCAGCACTCAAGGTACCGTCGGCCGTTGCAATGAGCATTCTTCTCGAAGAAGCCAGGCCGCGACATCGCCGTCAGGACACAGACCGGAATCCACGCAAGTTATGGAAGATGCTACAGATGCCGACAAGATTGGGCACTATCGAAAATCTTCATCAGATTTTCCTTCGAACGCCGTTCGCATCCCCACAGAAGTGGCGGATGCAAACGATGAGGAGCTCTATATGCTCGCTGCGGAGGAACACCTTTTACAGAAAGaccggcgagaaaggagagatgTGAAGACCGAAAAAGCACGGGACCACTTGGGTGTGGCTCTGGTTCTGTGGGCGAGTCAACTTGTCGACGCTATTCCCGAAGCTATGATGATTGGATTTCGAGTTGTCGGTAATAAGCTCTCGTGGGCATTCATTATTTCGCTCTTCATTGCAAACTTCCCGGAGAGCTTTAGTGGCGGCTACATGATGAAAAAGGAGGGCTTCCGCGCATGCGTGGCGTTCGCCATGTGGCTAGCTGTCCCTATGCTTACCGCTATCGTCGCTGCTGCTACGGCAGCCATCCAGGTGACCCCTGCGCATTCGGTGGCGATGCGCATGTTTGATGCTGGAATGCAAGGAACAGCTGCGGGCGCGATGTTGGCTTTATCGACTGCATCAATGCTTCCAGCTGCATACGAAGCCGGAGGCGTTTCATCTGGACTCTTTTGTGTCTTAGGGTTTCTAttttctgtgtctgttcGCTTGTTTCTTGGCGTCCTTGAGGGCCCCGTGCCTCTCGGTCAAGAGGCTGGTATTATAGAGCATACGCCTAGACTTCCTGAAAGGCAGGTTGCGCCTGTGGAGGCATCATTCGACTATCGCTAGGCAGCGCGCGTGCGATGGGGGTAGAGGACACGACGCCAACAGTTTATGAAGAACCTCTTCTCCGATCGACGCTGTCCAACGCTCGTTGCACTTCTAGGCCGGCAGCGAATCTCCATCATTTCACCCGATGAGAACCCGCACTGAAGGCGTCTCGATACGTGCCATCAGAGTGTCGCCTACACATTCGTCTCTTCATGCCTTGGATCGCCAGTGGAGGGACGAGATCGATCACATGGGCAAATGCGCAGGTACACTGTATCCGTGTGAGTCCGTCCGTGCGGCTTACCTTGATTGAGGAAATTCGTTATGCAGAAGGTGGTGTCCCTCCTAGGCATGGGTACGATAAAAAAGTATCACCTGGCCCCTTTTCCGCATTTTCCAGGTGCACGTGCGCTTATAACTCAGGTGGCATCGTCCGTGACTAGTATTATACACGTTCGCCActgggcgaggagacaaaacgctcAGTGCGCCCACAGCGATTCATTGTTTTTCGATAACTTCGCGCTCAAGACTTGAATCACATTTGAAGGGCCGACATTCGTGTTGCCAGGAGTCCGAGGCCAGCGAACAATCAGGCATCTCGACGGATGGCACTTCCGTTTTCTCAACAAACGTTAATTTATCTTGGCGTTCCATCACACGTGAGTGTGGCTCTTCACCGTATGCACAGATCAGTCCGACCCTGTAGCTGCGTTCTCGAACCATCGCCAAATTCTAGGTACTACTGTTGGGGAAGATAAAAGAGTTCGTAAGCGCGAGATTCCCGTTTGCACAGTTTTCACCTGCACCCGCTGTTATTGAATACATCAAATATGGGGATACGATTCAGGGTGGACATCAGCGGACCATATACCTAAAGCGTGTTCGTGACGCGTGCCAGTTCTAAATGCAGTCGATTTGGAAAAGCTACCTGCTTCTCCTAAGCGATCGTGTTGAACTGCACGCACCACACGTGCCCGCTCGCCACGTTATATTTTGTAGCCTTTGTTAACTCCTAAAGCATATTTGACCATACAGGAAACCGTCAAAAGAAACCGACAAGCGCTGCTTAGAACATCGCGACTATCCCTCCGATGCTCACATATATGGCATTGGCTGATAGTCGTTTTTGTTAACTTCATTCAGAAAAGGGACCATCCAAGCCACACAGAGCGCGCGTATACACGCGCTGCCTTTGCGCACTCTCGAAACACCGAGCAAGATCGGCATCACCCGTCAGGGAAGCAGCCAGTCCCTAAGAAACCCTGCCTCCATCAATCGCCGTGTCTACCAAATACCCGGTTTCCACATCCGTGACTGCTCCATACAAAATTGAAAAAAGTGGCTGCTACTAGCATGGCCTTGACACCCGAGCCGTGGCCCTTGCCCCAACCCATGATCAgggtttcttcctttttcgctttGTACGTTTCTGGGGtcttccctgtttccctCAGTACCGCCACTCCCTCATCTTCCatttttcctctccacacCGccggctgccttcctcgtAAGGCTGCGCCA
Proteins encoded in this window:
- a CDS encoding putative zinc transporter ZIP domain-containing protein: MNIDLADWQIAGIFALLSSATFPLGAVLGVFAFILHRKLNRRLLAFFLSVGAGSLIFAVAVEVYAEGLEAIEHIRSGNDTVRTVAFIVQIAFAVVGALLYVWLDRQVNRISSAVHRRSRESVTREAVATRDDNGIGGDIIGNVQNVGKHCEKAITSRGDNESLADESAYETRSLLSYASEEDDPADASCTRQRSANTGGIWVPMGGSLASTQGTVGRCNEHSSRRSQAATSPSGHRPESTQVMEDATDADKIGHYRKSSSDFPSNAVRIPTEVADANDEELYMLAAEEHLLQKDRRERRDVKTEKARDHLGVALVLWASQLVDAIPEAMMIGFRVVGNKLSWAFIISLFIANFPESFSGGYMMKKEGFRACVAFAMWLAVPMLTAIVAAATAAIQVTPAHSVAMRMFDAGMQGTAAGAMLALSTASMLPAAYEAGGVSSGLFCVLGFLFSVSVRLFLGVLEGPVPLGQEAGIIEHTPRLPERQVAPVEASFDYR